Proteins co-encoded in one Rhopalosiphum maidis isolate BTI-1 chromosome 2, ASM367621v3, whole genome shotgun sequence genomic window:
- the LOC113552261 gene encoding uncharacterized protein LOC113552261 encodes MTNDTANFTMFSTNTVKVKCDWQSNVCGMDIEHCVVARPKQSDIDTKTLDILQLITEFDCKSVNFEKPEHQSDLFININCEPTHVIDRVAVCSEARIIELFGKTGEYVSIHQSISHSDFDGVQMYSHLIPIDSTECALKLKQFNNSDFIWIFGIIIYLTEVKEHSNKFLGPINMQNVQHLLESKPLDLNALKLFSMLSLKQSQSINNDVLMSIFNNMDNSKFSNSDPEGGEFKLVSFKQFEEKVEHRLQSMAVQMNTIENKIETLNKKFDLLISALHDKNIIL; translated from the exons ATGACAAACGACACTGCAAATTTCACTATGTTTTCTACTAACACTGTAAAAGTCAAGTGTGACTGGCAGTCAAACGTTTGTGGAATGGACATCGAACACTGTGTTGTGGCCCGTCCAAAACAATCTGACATCGATACCAAAACact tgATATATTGCAATTAATAACAGAATTTGATTGCAAGAGCGTGAATTTTGAGAAGCCTGAACATCAAAGTgacttattcataaatataaactgtgAACCGACGCATGTAATAGATAGAGTAGCTGTGTGTTCTGAG gcCAGAATCATAGAACTGTTTGGGAAGACTGGAGAATATGTGTCTATACATCAGTCTATAAGTCACAGTGATTTTGATGGAGTTCAAATGTACTCTCATTTGATACCCATTGACAGTACAGAAtgtgctttaaaattaaaacaatttaataattcagatttcatttggatttttggcataattatttatttaaccgaGGTGAAAGAACATTCTAACAAATTCTTGGGTCCTATAAATATGCAGAATGTTCAACATTTGTTAGAGTCAAAACCATTAGACTTAAATGCTTTAAAACTGTTTTCTATGTTAAGCCTTAAACAATcacaatcaattaataatgatgttttaatgtctatttttaataatatggataattccaaattttcaaatagtgATCCAGAAGGTGGTGAATTCAAATTGGTTAGTTTCAAACAATTCGAAGAAAAAGTAGAGCACCGACTTCAAAGTATGGCTGTTCAAATGAATACAATTGagaataaaattgaaacattaaataaaaagtttgattTGTTGATAAGCGCAttacatgataaaaatattatattgtga
- the LOC113552262 gene encoding phosphoglycerate mutase 1, whose product MAKYKVVMVRHGESEWNQKNLFCGWYDASLSPKGEEEAANAGKALKQGNYKFDIAHTSVLKRAQNTLGAILKELGQEDIPISKTWRLNERHYGGLTGLNKSETAAKYGEAQVQIWRRSFDTPPPAMDTDHAYYDQIVNDPRYKDEPSKEEFPMFESLKLTIQRTLPYWNDVIIPQLKEGKQILIAAHGNSLRGIVKHLDNLTEDQIMSLNLPTGIPFEYELDENFKPVVSMKFLGDEETVKKAIEAVAAQGKAK is encoded by the exons ATGGCCAAGTACAAGGTAGTGATGGTTAGACACGGCGAAAGCGAATGGAACCAAAAAAACTTGTTCTGCGGATGGTATGATGCTTCGTTAAGCCCAAAag GTGAAGAGGAAGCAGCAAACGCTGGTAAAGCATTGAAACAAGGCAATTACAAATTTGACATAGCACACACATCTGTATTGAAGAGAGCACAAAACACTCTGGGTGCAATATTGAAAGAACTTGGCCAAGAAGACATTCCGATATCTAAAACTTGGCGTTTGAATGAAAGACATTATGGTGGCCTTACTGGATTGAACAAATCTGAAACTGCAGCCAAATATGGCGAAGCACAG GTTCAAATATGGAGACGCAGTTTTGACACTCCTCCACCTGCCATGGATACAGACCATGCATACTATGATCAAATCGTAAATGACCCCCGTTACAAAGATGAACCTTCAAAGGAAGAGTTTCCTATGTTTGAATCATTGAAATTGACGATTCAGAGGACATTGCCTTACTGGAATGATGTTATTATTCCTCAGCTAAAAGaaggaaaacaaatattgatagCTGCTCATGGAAACAGTCTTAGAGGAATAGTCAAACATTTAGATA atttaacTGAAGACCAAATCATGTCTCTTAACTTACCTACTGGTATACCATTTGAATATGAATTAGATGAAAACTTTAAACCTGTGGTTTCAATGAAGTTTTTGGGTGACGAAGAAACTGTAAAAAAGGCAATTGAAGCTGTTGCTGCACAAGGCAAAGCAAAATaa
- the LOC113552814 gene encoding histone RNA hairpin-binding protein: protein MADVKRKLKSTVTDLSGKSWAELCDSSQSSQSQTDIDSPLKNVDDPNVKNGDDEDDLYDMVFQPVKKEFVKASTQDDLSLTSFMNNVHMVTPIKQEFDEKTHTFDEDTICSPFVKEESNKTSDNKPKELVCKEENLKKDVQHAKRRLTSESESVVTDTMSPERVNKINKKSTDHKNIHDSVESPKVKLGRETDALILARRQKQIDFGKNTIGYVKYLEQVPKHERTKRHPKTPPKNLKYTRRAWDGLIKNWRVKLHLWDPDRRHDDDDALTTGSSSNLCSLGSMTSLDSSSQASDSRPSTPPLRLSEDSSQQKRENHEDGLTLNQKKFKKSKTEN from the exons ATGGCCGATGTAAAACGAAAACTTAAATCCACTGTCACTGATCTATCCGGTAAGAGTTGGGCCGAACTCTGCGACAGTTCGCAATCATCACAGTCGCAGACAGACATTGATTCGCCACTAAAGAACGTTGACGATCCGAATGTGAAGAATGGCGACGATGAGGACGATCTGTACGATATGGTTTTCCAGCCAGTTAAAAAGGAGTTTGTCAAAGCTTCGACCCAGGACGACCTCAGTTTGACTTCTTTCATGAACAATGTACACATGGTAACGCCAATCAAACAGGAATTCGATGAAAAGACGCATACGTTTGACGAAGATACCATTTGTAGTCCATTTGTAAAGGAAGAGTCAAATAAAACATCAGATAACAAACCTAAAGAGCTGGTCTGTAAAGAAGAAAACCTCAAGAAGGATGTACAGCATGCTAAGAGAAGATTAACTTCTGAAAGCGAGTCTGTGGTTACTGATACCATGTCACCTGAGCGGGTcaacaaaattaacaaaaaatccaCAGATCATAAGAATATACACGACTCTGTAGAAAGTCCCAA AGTAAAATTGGGACGTGAAACAGACGCATTAATTTTAGCAAGAAgacaaaaacaaatagattttggtaaaaataccATTGGATACGTCAAGTATCTAGAACAGGTTCCTAA acatgAACGTACAAAGAGGCATCCTAAAACTCCtccaaaaaatttgaaatatactaGGCGAGCCTGGGatggattaattaaaaactggaGAGTTAAGTTACATTTATGGGACCCTGATAGGAGacatgatgatgatgatgccTTGACCACCGgttcaagttcaaatttgtgctc ACTAGGATCAATGACTAGTTTGGATTCAAGTTCACAGGCCTCAGATTCAAGGCCATCAACGCCACCATTGAGGTTGTCTGAAGATTCATCACAACAAAAACGGGAAAACCATGAAGATGGTCTTACTCTAAATCAGAAGAAGTTTAAGAAATCTAAAACTGAAAATTAG